ACAATGAGTTTTAGCAGAATGTTTCAGGCAGTGGAGACACACTCTGGAGAACCGATGCGTGTGGTGACTAGCGGAATCCCTAATATTCCCGGCAATACAGTTTATGAGCAGATGAAATATTTGGAGAAATATGATGATCAGTTTCGTCTGCTGATGTTAAGAGAACCCAGAGGATATCCGCCGCTTTGCTGTAACTTGATTGTTCCAGCAAAAAATACTAAAGCGGCAGCTGGTTTTATTATTATGGAGCAGTCAGAGTATCCGGTTATGTCTGGGGGCAATACGATTTCTGTAGCAACGGTTTTGTTGGAGACAGGTATGATTCCTATGAAGGAGCCAATAACAGAATTTATGCTGGAGGCCCCGGCAGGTTTAATTGGTATTCGTGCAGAGTGTAAGGATGGAAAGGTAACTGGCGTGGAATTTAAGAATGTACCTGCATTTGCTGTTTATCTTGATAAGGAAATCGACGTTCCTCATCTGGGAAAAGTGGTTGTAGATGTAGCCTGGGGCGGAATGTTCTTTGTAATATTTGATGTGCGCCAGTTTAAAAATTTAGAAATCAGGCCGGAAAATGGGGCGGAAATTGCCAGAATTTCCACCATGGTTCGGAAGGCGGCGCAGGAACAGCTTCCAGTCAGCCATCCTGATTATCCTGGGATTGGAATTACTGTTGCAGAATTGTCCGGACCAGCTGATGATTTTAATGCAGATTGGAAAAATGCTGTTACCAATGTTTCCGGCGACTTTAAATGGGATGATCCTTCGACATGGACAGCGCCTCTGGACCGTTGCCCCTGCGGCACAGGTACTTGCGCTAAAATGGCTGTGCTTTATGCGAAAGGACAGTTAAAGCTGAATCAGC
The window above is part of the Lachnoclostridium edouardi genome. Proteins encoded here:
- a CDS encoding proline racemase family protein produces the protein MSFSRMFQAVETHSGEPMRVVTSGIPNIPGNTVYEQMKYLEKYDDQFRLLMLREPRGYPPLCCNLIVPAKNTKAAAGFIIMEQSEYPVMSGGNTISVATVLLETGMIPMKEPITEFMLEAPAGLIGIRAECKDGKVTGVEFKNVPAFAVYLDKEIDVPHLGKVVVDVAWGGMFFVIFDVRQFKNLEIRPENGAEIARISTMVRKAAQEQLPVSHPDYPGIGITVAELSGPADDFNADWKNAVTNVSGDFKWDDPSTWTAPLDRCPCGTGTCAKMAVLYAKGQLKLNQPFRHAGVLNTVYTGTLVEDLGNIYSDYPAVIPTLKGQSWITGYTTWVLDPADPLTEGYEMGDIWA